The DNA region ACACATAGTAGTATTTAAGTGTGTGTCCAAAgaaaatttttctaattttttattaagacacggtcaACACAGGAGACACGCGTGTTGGACGAATATCGATGTGTATCGTGTCCAAAATATGTCCGACACAAGAACACGACAAATCAAAAAAGTGTCCGTACTTCATAactcttaaataaaacttaaatctaTGACAGATTAATTTTTAACATCTCGAGTTAGAAGCTATTGtagacaacaaaaaaaatattctttccgGTCTTTAAAATAAGTATCTACTTCACTTTTGGATTTAATTGAAAAATTCAtatatttagtaaataaaaattgataTTTATATATCAAATTCAGTTACTAAAATTAACCAATATGTAtgtgtatataaatacatgtattatttaatttatttttattatatattttatattaatagttcaTTTTAGTATACACCTAAcatagttaaaaaataatatgtaaaGTGCTTTTGAATTcgtaatatctaaattaaaataaatttttttattagtcaaattatatattttatcacAAAATAATATTACTTTACTTCATATGAGAATccaatatttttatgtaaaaagcaaaagattattttcattattttctgaCTTTAGATGTTTTTACaaagtattttttatatctttatgagtttaatttttgtGTACCTCCAATATAAAgctattttatacatatatttaattatttattattatataaataactgTTTTTATTTACTACttaaacaattataaaaaaatagtaaatttaattgaataatagtACAAACTATTATATACTATATCAAATGTATCAAATTTTAacttatttaaaaacaaaatgaaaacttTTGCTACACACTTACATTACAATATGTTCTAGCCTTCTACCCTAGCTAGTtatataattttctattttttgacaCTATAATCCAATTGACACTTATCTTTATACTACTACTCTCGAAATAATAAGTAACATTTGAATTGATAAACAAAAGATGAatcattttatgaattttttcaaCTTGATTTTGAGCAATGGGTGCACCAATGTCTCCACATACTTATAAGATTCATCATTGGTTCCTCATTTTGTATTGTGCTGCAGGGATTGAAAAATGGCCTGGATATCAGATACATAGTCACAACTACAGAGTACCCGAAACATTTCGAGATAAGGTAGTGTTCTAAGAATCATTAAAAAACACTTCTTTTTTCATTTCCCTGTGTGCactacaaattttttaattagtgaCAACCcttaaccaacttgggttggtcgagtggtctgCTAGGTCATCGGCTTAAGCAAGTGTTAGGATTTCGAATCCTAATTTGTGCATGTAGCAACTTATTGGACAgtgacaaacccttaaatggtaCTCatatccgcgacggattagtccttggcctGACGGGTTAGGGACCGTaaacaaccaaaaaaaaattagtgacaACCCTTCAAATTCTAAGTGATAGTTTTGCATCAAAGCAAATGAGTGCTGAATATTGGTATTTGGCCCTTAACACAGGTAGTAGTTATAATTGGATTTGCAGCTAGTGCTTTTGACATCTCAAGAGATGTTGCAAAAGTAGCTAAAGAGGTTCATGTAGCATCTAGAAGTTCAGAAGTTATGGTTATGAAAGTGCCAAATCATGATAACATATGGCAGCATAAAATGGTACGCTAAAAACATGTCTTGTCTTATtgatttctgtttttattttctatttgcaTTTCCAGTATTTTCTTACTTGAATAATCTAATTGCAGGTAAAATATGTAACCGAAGAGAGTTTGGTAGCATTTGAGGATGGATCCTCTATTCATGCAGATGTTATGTTCTACTGCACCGGGTTTgtgttatgatttttttgaagGATGCTTATCTTGTTAGTTTTGTGTTTTCAAGAAATCTTTCAACTCTAAAACTTGTCCTGTTTGAAACACTGTTTATTGTTTAAGGTAGTTGTTCTggaaaacaaggaaaaaaatcttaaaaatggaTCACAGTTTTCAATCTTAGCATTGTTTTGGAACAATACTCCAAgcttttttgctattttttttttgttttttatattgtttatgtTTCCATTACAGCTGTATTGAATTATAACTTTTAGAATCTAATTTGGTGACTGATGAATGAAATGGAATAGTTAATGGATTATACAAGCATGATGAATTATACTCCAACTATCTTTTGAGTGATGAATTATAACTCCTTTTATTGTTTGTGTTTTCATTCTCGAAGTTAATGCATGATTTTGACAGATACACGTATCACTTTCCATTTCTTGAAACAAATGGAATAGTTACCATTGAAGATAATCGTGTTGGACCATTATACAAGCATGTATTCCCTCCTTCATTGGCTCCCTCCCTCTCTTTTATCGGTCTAACTGAGAAGGTAACTGGTAACTAGTTTTCTTGTGTTGCAAGCTATCATGGTAACTGAGAATAGTCACCAATTTCTCATGATAATAGGTTGCCTTTGCAAATTGGTATCTCATAAAAGGAAAGGGAGAGGAGAGAATGATTTCACTGTTCAAACActttccttctctctcttttcctaaaaaaaatgtgattaaaCGACTATGTTACACTATCAGTATACTAAAATTGaactttctttttgaatttaatcTTGATATATTGTCAGTGTAAAGCAGTATTACACATGCATTCAATTATGTAACAagccaacaaaaaaaaatactttttatattaaCTGCGTAAATAGTTATCCGAAAAAACAGATGTAATGGAATGATTGAATAAAACGTTTTACACCAAATTGAActctaattttttaatcaaatgttGTTTTATTGTTTGTACATCATTTTAATTTTGAAGATTAAAGAAATAACCAATAAGCAATCTGTGTGTTATGAGTCTTACCAAATTTAGTGTGCTTAAAAATGTACCATAACTGTACTTCTAAATTCTGTTGAGCTTGGATGTGGTTTCAGGATATCATCTTCCAAATGACGGATTTACAATGCAAGTGGGTAGCTCGTGTTTTATCTGGGAAAGTTCAGTTACCATCTGAAAAGGAAATGATGGCTTCTGTTGAAGAATACTATCAACAGATGGAGAAAAATGGGTATCCCAAGCACACCACTCATCACTTGCATTTCAAAGaggtttttctctttctcttgatcttgatctTGTTTCTCTGTGACAGTCCCAAAATCATTAAATCCCATATAGATTATAGATTCTCTGTGACATCTATTGTTGGTCTTTTGAAAACTAATGAAGAGTGATTTTGGCATATATTGGTCTAGAATAATTTTATCACCcatcatttctctttatcataatGAATTAAATGCTAATGTCACTTTATGATATATGGATAACAATCCACCTAAATGTTCCGTATGAATAAATGATGAAAATTAAGGTATGATTTCCCTTTACCCATTTGCATTTGCACCATGTAGGTTGAGTACTGCAATTGGCTAGCTGCAGAAGCAGGATTGCCTCCTGTGGAggattggaaggagagaatgtaTGTAGAGAGCATTAAAAGTGTATTCAGCATGAAAGACAATTACAGAGACCAATGGGATGATGCTTATTGGGATGCAATCATAAAAGAGGCTTCTCTTTCAAAATGCAGAATCTAGCAGTTCTACTGTTAAGTATTTAGTGCCATTTTTTGAATGTAAGCGAAAGAACATAATCTGTGCCATCTTGATATtggccaatatatatatatatatatatatatatatatatatatatatatatatatatatatatatataattgaatattatattcCTCATCTTATTCTCTAATAAAAATTTGGAAAATGTACTTTTTTGCTTATTTAGTTACCAAAATGTTCAGCAAATAATTATACTTGAAGAGATAAATGGCAATCATCATTACCCCAAAATTATTTTGGCAAGCACTTAAGACTTGTGGTCTTGTGGAAAGCACAGTTGGATTGCACAAGCCACTGCATGTGAATGTGAAAGTCaaatgcataaataaataaaatggaaGATCATCCAAAAGAAAAAACTAGCTAATGTATTGATTATATTCTCGCAGTGAATGAGTAACAGGGGATGCTTCCTGCTAGTTTATACATTCCTTTGATACATCCTTACTACAAGGGTATGTTTAGTTGGGATAACAATGGGATGGAAATTTCCATAGATGAATTTGACATGTAAACAAAGCTCATCAATGAAATTTCCTCCAACCAAAACATACAGTGAATATATCCAATCATATATCTCTCTGTTGGTGTCATAAACCTTATGACTCGTGAGGATGTATCTTGCCTACAGAAAAAGCTTATAGTTTTTTTTACCAGATCAATGAAGCAATCTAAAATCATGGAGAAACTAATGGTGTGGAGCTAGATTCTGATGCCGTAAAATTCACTGGTCGTAGGCCTGGTGGACAGTATGCATTAAATGCGTTCTCATAGTGGAACATCAACTGGCCACTATTCTCATCAAGTTCATCGTTTTCAACAGCATCCTAGTGTAGAAGTAAATACAGCCTTGGTAAGATATTGCACAGATATGTAACAGAGAAGACAGCAGATGGTAAATCCATCACACTCTACTTTGTAAACATTTACCACCATGTGTTTCTCACTCACTGCATGCATCCATTAAGTCCTTAGAATGAGAACAGATAATATGTTTCTAGCTGTTGAGCTCACCTTGAGAGAATAATGGTGAAAGGAAGGGAGAAATCGCATCTTGCAATACTCATTAACATCAGAGTGAACAGAAGAAGTGGAATCGATGCTATAGAAGCGGCTGGCTTTGACTTCAGTCCAAATATACCAATCATGGTAATCTGCATGAGAATGATTGCCAGGAGAATATAGTGATGAATGTATGGCAATATTGTCCGCATGTTTCATATGTTGTTTCATATACATCTTGAATCTGCAAAGTAAAACAACATTAGTAAAATGTACAAATGAGCAATGCCTGGTGGatactatatatattttcatTGGAATTTGTCCATTCCCAAACATGAAATGGTGAAAATACCAAAAGAAGAAACATTGATGTACATCATTCATCCAACATCTCAAACTTTGGTTTAGGAAAAAGGGGAGCCAGATAGACCACACATTCTTATAGGGAGGGGAAAAAACAAAGATAAAGCAGTTTCATTGCTTTTCAGTAGAAACTTCATTGATGAATAGAGTATAACTATGCTTTAAATCAAAAGGACAAGAAAAGAAATCATAAATAGAAAACAGTGGAAGCAGCTTTTCCACAAAAGGTATCAACTATCAAACCTTCCTATGTTTTCATATTCATGCCAAATAGCATTTTTCTAATAAAGATGCTGAGAAACTCACCTGGTTGATATAAACAACATAGCCTAGACAAAAGTAAACGATAAGAAATGGGAGCAACAATGGTGCCACCACTGCATACACTATCCCAATTAGTACTGAGAGAGAGACCAAAGGGATGATTCTGAAGTAGGGCAATGATAGAGATAAGGATTTTGTTCTCGTTGATAGCCACGTGTACAAGATCTTAAAGTATCCCAAATCAGTAAGCCAGGCTGGAGAAGTTCCAAGGAAAACCCTGACAAACCATCTGTTAAGATGTATGTCACAAAGAAATCAGCCTGGAACAAACAGCAGAAGTCAAAATCATTACCAGGTTCATcaaaataaaataggaaaaaaaaaaaaaaaacaaagccttgtcccactccACAGATTCAGCTAAATTGATCCAGTCAAATGACATCATTCTGCCCTAtcactaattatatataaaatgataTAGAAAGTAAAAGCTAATTCTTGAAAGTGTAGTGTCTAGTGTGCCAAATATGCGAAATTCTTTATAGCTTCCAGATTCCTATAAAATATATCAAAGAAGATATACAACCAAGAAACATACAGAGATCATGTCAgcactaacaaaatgaaacatCGTACTTGGGCAGCGACAGCTCTGGCAAGATGACTAGGAAGATCTTTAGGGTGACTGAGAAATAGTCCAATTTCATCAAGAAGTGATCCTGATAACACACTGAGGAAGAACACATTTCCAACAAGAAGTAGAAGACCATGTTGCAGGCTTTGATCTCCTCCTTGCTTTTTGAAATACATCCAGATACTTTAGCCATAGCAAACATCGCAAATGGCAcaatatatatgatactttgagtacGACACTTGGAAGATATCCTGTCAATATGGAGCTTACTCCTGGTCTAAAGAATGAACAGTATGTCAGAAAAAAGATAAGTAATTAAACACTTTATATTCTGTACTAgataatgattaattaattactaataatgAAGCTTTCAGTCTTTCTAACATGTCTTTCAAGCGGTGCTTTAGTTACATATTGAATCTGGATTTTTATGATTTGTATCTCTACAGATTTTGGAAGCATTAGCAAAGAGTATGCATGAATCAATATGAAACTTGACAGAACTCAACCAAAATTTCTCAAGATTCAATATGTTGTTGGATAAGCCAAAACTAGTTAGGACAATTCTCTGTAGATCGtagattaaaaaaaagtaaacaagaaaTGAAGTAAACTTgaacatttaaaataaaaaagtgatcAGCATATTATGCAACAAAACGGAGAATTAAGAGTAGAAGTTCACTATTTATTTtagagttatccaattcaactgtGGGTCAATAATCAAGAAACTTAATTCTCCATTGCTAAGACCTAGTACATAAAAATATGTTCAATATCCATACCTACCTATCTCATTACAGGAATCATAGAATTTCTCTATTGTCATAACTGCTTTTGAATTGCTGAAAATATGGTGAATGGAGGAAAAAATTGCATGCAATAGGATGATCACTGAATTTACTAACTGGAAACGAAGTATGACCCAACACTTGTAGTTATTAATTATAGAAGTGGGCAGGCATAACTGTAAGATTCTCACATCAACTGCATAACCATGGCTGGAGGAAAACCATTTCTTCAGCTTCTCATATTTGGCTATTCCTTGAACAGCAGTAACTGGTATGGCAAAGAAACCGTAAGCAGTGATGCGCCGATAGAACGCCAAGTCTATAAAGTGGCACTGCTCTGTACGATATTCTCAGATTTCTCCATGAAACATCCCTTGGTTCTGGGGCCTTTTCAGTAATCCAGAGAAGTGGATGTGAATGCTGTTGCAACTCAGCTGCAGTAAGCAGCACCCGAACGGGACTTGAATGTACAAAAGCAGCTGGCAACTCCTAATACATTAGATAAAGCGTGGTAATTGGTCCATTTGTTACATTTTATAGAAATAAAATAGCCAAAGAACATCTGCTCAAAATAATATTCATAAGACTTTGTTTTATATGAAATCAATTAAAGCTTTTCAAACAACTATAATTAAACACATACCTTTTTCTGATCATGTCTTTGCATTGCATCTTGGGAATCGTTGACAAAGAGCTTGAAGGCTTTTTCCTCAAGCAATCTACTTTTGAAGTCTCTTGTTGTAATGCATCCAAGAGGGGCAACTTATTCTTAGGTTTCTTGGCCATGGAAGTCTCTTTTCGAATCCTCTATTTGCCTGCAAGAGATTTGCCTGGTTCTACATTTGATAATATCTGTGAAGGGATCCATTGCGAGCTACAGAAATATAAACTAAATTGTATTCTTTGATGCATTtatgaatataataaaaagaaattaattctGCCATGACTCCAAAAAAGTAGGATACTTTTTTTCCTCATCTTAAACTCGGTCTATTAAATCTGAAAAATGCTTTCAGGACAATGAATACATTTTATCTCATATAATATACCATTAGAAAGTTGTAGTAGCCGTtaaaaaaatatgcaactaaaaaatataagaaaatcatAAATAAGATGATTAAACATCAATGCAAATTTGCTTTATGCTAAATACAGGATATAATATACGTTTAGCATCAACAAATTCCATTTTGGCACCTTTGAACTCAGTAGCCAAATATAAATACTTGCTGTTTTACTAAATTCAAACATGGATTTTGTTTGAAAAAAGCTGCTAACCTGTTCCAAGTTATATAAATAGAACTTCAATCATATGAAGTCAAGGGAAGTTGATTGGAAAACTATCTATCAATGCATTTTAGCTGCCTATATGCTTAAAGTCAAAATTGAAAGGGAAACAGTCCAGAAGAATTTCAAACTGTCAGAATTATTGTATTCTAACATTTCCATCCAATATTAAATATGACTAGGATATAAGAGCATCTCATCATTGACAAAATTGTTATCCAATTTCAAATTAGCATGCAGGATTGACTACACTCTCATAAGTCTCATTGCACACCAAATTATACTATGATATAATTCTGAGTTGTAGTGGATAGCACATGATGTTTTGTGAAGGGGTATATCTCTCAGAAGTGCAAATAGCTCTTACCACCAGCTCCTGAAGATCTTGAGTGCCATACACCATTTGATGAGAATAGTAAGTACTTGGATAGTGTTTGGAGAAGAAATGATCGACAGAACAGTCACGAGCCTGGTGTTCTGTGCAAATGGAATTTCACGAACTATGATAGTAATTGGTCAAGgtctatgttttatattttttgaagttGCTGAATCCTTTGAATCAAAATGTCATCAATTCCTGAGATGGAATAATGCATAAAAGTAATATCAATATTATATTGAATAAATTTACTAACAATATGGCTATTCCAATACTTTAAGATCAACTGCACTTCTCTTGATAATTATTGTTTGTAAGAAGCAATTAATGCTTCCAACAAATGTGTTTTGACAACACTGCAAAAGATATCAAGCTGTGAGAAATTCACCTTATACAGCAGGTACATCCATAGAAAGATATAAAACACAAGCATGAAAAATGCACCCAAAGCCTGTTAAAAATCATGAAAAGATCATTTAAGGCATTGACGGAAATNNNNNNNNNNNNNNNNNNNNNNNNNNNNNNNNNNNNNNNNNNNNNNNNNNNNNNNNNNNNNNNNNNNNNNNNNNNNNNNNNNNNNNNNNNNNNNNNNNNNNNNNNNNNNNNNNNNNNNNNNNNNNNNNNNNNNNNNNNNNNNNNNNNNNNNNNNNNNNNNNNNNNNNNNNNNNNNNNNNNNNNNNNNNNNNNNNNNNNNNNNNNNNNNNNNNNNNNNNNNNNNNNNNNNNNNNNNNNNNNNNNNNNNNNNNNNNNNNNNNNNNNNNNNNNNNNNNNNNNNNNNNNNNNNNNNNNNNNNNNNNNNNNNNNNNNNNNNNNNNNNNNNNNNNNNNNNNNNNNNNNNNNNNNNNNNNNNNNNNNNNNNNNNNNNNNNNNNNNNNNNNNNNNNNNNNNNNNNNNNNNNNNNNNNNNNNNNNNNNNNNNNNNNNNNNNNNNNNNNNNNNNNNNNNNNNNNNNNNNNNNNNNNNNNNNNNNNNNNNNNNNNNNNNNNNNNNNNNNNNNNNNNNNNNNNNNNNNNNNNNNNNNNNNNNNNNNNNNNNNNNNNNNNNNNNNNNNNNNNNNNNNNNNNNNNNNNNNNNNNNNNNNNNNNNNNNNNNNNNNNNNNNNNNNNNNNNNNNNNNNNNNNNNNNNNNNNNNNNNNNNNNNNNNNNNNNNNNNNNNNNNNNNNNNNNNNNNNNNNNNNNNNNNNNNNNNNNNNNNNNNNNNNNNNNNNNNNNNNNNNNNNNNNNNNNNNNNNNNNNNNNNNNNNNNNNNNNNNNNNNNNNNNNNNNNNNNNNNNNNNNNNNNNNNNNNNNNNNNNNNNNNNNNNNNNNNNNNNNNNNNNNNNNNNNNNNNNNNNNNNNNNNNNNNNNNNNNNNNNNNNNNNNNNNNNNNNNNNNNNNNNNNNNNNNNNNNNNNNNNNNNNNNNNNNNNNNNNNNNNNNNNNNNNNNNNNNNNNNNNNNNNNNNNNNNNNNNNNNNNNNNNNNNNNNNNNNNNNNNNNNNNNNNNNNNNNNNNNNNNCAACCACATAATATCATGGCATCTAAAAGCAGCTTTAACCTCTTTCCGACTAAACTATATAACTAAAACCTTTCTCATaggaattttatcaaacacttagcatgcatacCTTAAACTTAGCTTAGATAGGCCCCTTCTAAAATCTCTCACCTCTAGCTTGACTTAAACTAAGTAGTGAGCTGAAATTACACTCCTTTTTGGCTTGTGAATGAAGCTCCGATCGATGGTGAAGACAGAGAAGAGTGATTTTCTCGAATGAGCTTAATAGTGGAGTTCTGtgaatcatcatcatcagaagagTGATAAATGAAGAAGATAAAGTGGAGGCACTGTGAAGTTCAAGAATAGAGAACAGAGAGTGGAGCATTCCGTTTTGGGCAAACTAACAGAGAAGCCAACTCCATCGCCGACCACCACGCCAACATCGGAGCACCGGAAGCCACGATTGTATATTTTATCCGCCTGCTTCACCAGaagtgtaaatttttttttttttttgtcgatgGAATTGGACAATTCCAATCTTAGGTATCCTAATAGATTGGACAACCCCTAATTTTAGCTACATAATATACACTCACACACTCCTCAAGTACTTACCAATTTTTTCTTTTCGATTGTAGCTGGTAGGACTCGAATCCGAGATCTCAGATGATGAGAGGGCGAAATACCGTGTAAACTATGGCTAATTggcattcatttttttttcaaggcttcctttcttcttctgttGGGCTTTTTGGCTCTGTTCCaaatttttggaacaaaaaaAAAGCTATCCTTTGAAAACGAGTAAAACTAAAATCTCATTCTGGCCACTACTCATTGTTCAAAATGACAATGCGCCCAAGTCCAAAAAAAATGACAATGCGCTCTTTAACCACAAATTTGGAAtgtgttttaattaaaatttgattaaataatattatttacattTTAAAGACCAATCAAAGGCTGAATTTTTGTTGTATAAgtagtattttttttagaattaatgGATCGTGTTTACATATAACTTTAATTGATTATGTGTcaagaaattattttaaaagataaaatttttcatgtaATGTCAACAATATActataataaagtaaaaaaaataaacctctaaatttctttttaataagACACTTAAACCCTTAACCAATTATAAATACAGAAACACAAATCCAAAATACACTATTCTaacaaaaaagaaatatattAAAACCATAATAGTACAAATAACCTTAAATTTCAACAAACTATTGTACCTACTATTTCGCTGATTGTTGGCCTTAATTAATGACAACTCtaatttcttgcttcttttttttaaattgcagaaattttatttgattaaatatgtaaaaattaGTTGGTTTTAAATAGTGTTatctttactattttaattgatGGACAATATAAATACAGAAGTATTAATTTGGTCTTgaagaatttttaaataatgatCAATTATAATATTAGGCCAGACTTAATTATGTACAATGCTTGATTAATGGTTTTTGTAGAATCTACTATTTAAAAGAAGTTTGCAGATGAAATGAACGAAAAAAGTTTAAAGCTTAATAAAATCATTTTCAATAGATGAATATTATAAGGATGAGAATATAAAATTTGTattgaagatcaagaaaagaaTGATGGAAGAAAAATTAAACTTGATAAGGTAATTTTTATTGGTTAGATTATTTAAGTGCCATACTATTCCAAATTTGATCCTGACTAATGTTGTGTATGCAGCAGGTTAGATTCATTGAACATATATAGTAATACTACATAGCTAAAGTGCTGGCACACAAT from Arachis hypogaea cultivar Tifrunner chromosome 10, arahy.Tifrunner.gnm2.J5K5, whole genome shotgun sequence includes:
- the LOC112717006 gene encoding flavin-containing monooxygenase FMO GS-OX-like 2 — encoded protein: MPRPRRTAVIGAGIAGLAMARELRREGIEVVVFEKGDDLGGTWNYDPRIDSDPTGLEPTREVVHSSVYLSLRTNLPRQIMGFVDYPFREDEDGDRRTFPGHKEVLRFVKEFAEEFGLRGLVRFGSEVVRVERVGTGLWLVEWKTKRSEEVLVSKEMFEAVVVCNGHFTQPRVPTIPGIEKWPGYQIHSHNYRVPETFRDKVVVIIGFAASAFDISRDVAKVAKEVHVASRSSEVMVMKVPNHDNIWQHKMVKYVTEESLVAFEDGSSIHADVMFYCTGYTYHFPFLETNGIVTIEDNRVGPLYKHVFPPSLAPSLSFIGLTEKDIIFQMTDLQCKWVARVLSGKVQLPSEKEMMASVEEYYQQMEKNGYPKHTTHHLHFKEVEYCNWLAAEAGLPPVEDWKERMYVESIKSVFSMKDNYRDQWDDAYWDAIIKEASLSKCRI